The segment GGCGGCGGTAGCTCTTGTAGACGGCGGAGTGATGGGCCAGGTGCTGGGCGTTGCTCAGCAGCATGCGTCTGCGGGCGGTGTCGAGCGGGAAGGTGGCGAGCTTGGAGACGACGCCGGCCAGCGGGCTGGCGGCAGCGCCGAGGGCGCTGGCCTCCCAGCCGGGGCCGCAGCGCTCGGCGAAGATCTTGACGGTCTCGTAGGTGCAGAACAGCACCGAGGTGGCGAGCGTGATGGTGGCGATCGACGAGACGCAGCCCTTGAAGAGGCCGCGCCAGCCGTCCTCGGCGCAGATCTGTCTCGCTGCGGCACGCAGCGTCGACAGCTCGGCGCTGCGGTTGGCGACCAGCCTGGTGCGCAGCACGTCGAAGGGGTACGACGCCAGCGAGCTCGACATGCCGGCGAGCGCGCCGACCACCAGACTGTGCAGCTGGTCGCTCCAGCGGAGCGGGCTCAGCGTCTTGTTGTAGAGCGAGTACGTGCTGAACTGCACGCCGCCGTATACCACGTACAGCAGCGAGCCGGGGACGTTGCCCTTCCACAGGCCTCGCAGGCCCTCGCGACACGCAATCTGCCTGGCGACCGCGACCACCCCGGCGCTGCCGTGCAGCGGGTCGCCCTTGGGCGTTATCTGCAGTCGTATCTTGACGGTATCCATGGGAGCGGTCGCAAAACGGGCGACCAGGCCGGAGGCAGACCCTGAGAGCAGGCTGGCTAGCAGTTTCGCATCTTCGCCCTTGCGAAGATGGTCCCTGTGGTCCATCGTTGCGTAGCACCCTGCTGCGCAATGCTGCTCATCAGTTATAACCACATAGCTAAGTAAAAAATTTGACCACTATCGCACCCATAGTGGTATCGCAGAAAGCCAAGCCAGAGGACCATGACCACTCGCAGCGCCTCGCTGGGACTGCTCACGAACGTTGACGGCTCTTCGCAGTTCGAGTGGCAAGATACGAAAGTTGTGTGCTCCGTGACGGGCCCTGTGGAGCCGAAGGCTAGACAAGAGTTGGCGACTAGATTGGCTCTGGAGGTGATTGTGCGTCCAGCTAGAGGAGTGCCCAACACCCGCGAAAAGCTGATCGAAGATAGGCTGCGTGCTGTGCTGACGCCGTTGATAGTCTGCGAGAAGTATCCGAGACAGCTGTGCCAGATTACGTGCCAGATCCTGGAGGCAGGCGAGGATGAGAGCGAGTTTTCTGTTAAGGAGCTGAGCTGCTGCGTCAATGCGTCTTTCCTTGCGCTGCTGGATGCTCAGGTTGCGTTGCGCAGCTTCTGCGCCAGCGTGCCGTTGGCGATCCTGAGAGATTGTAACGAATTGGTTGTTGTTCCATCTGCCCAGCAATTGCAGGTTTCCCTCTCGACTCACAGTGTGGCGCTGGAGCTCGTAGCGGGCGCAAAGACGGTCCAGAGCGTGTTGCTGCTCGACAGCAACGGGGACTTCACGGAGGACGACCTGTTCAGGGTTCTGCAGCTTGCAGAGCAGAACTGCCTTGAACTGGCGCAGTTCTTGAGGAAGACAGTCGCAGAGAAGATCACGAACGAAGTGGTACGAACCGAGGTGGTCGAAAGTTAAATGTTATATCAATGATCTATAGCATAATGAGCGTTGTATACAATTTAAGCAGTACGTTTTCATAATTTGAGACGCTTCAGGTTTTCGATGGTGGCTTCCAACCCTTCGATCTCGGCAACAGCGTTCTCTAGTCTGGCCTTGTTCGCTTCCTTGGCCTGATCGTTAGCCTTGGTCTCGTAATCCTTGCTGCCGATAGTGCTTTCAATGCCGTTCCTGGTCTTGCGAGCcctttcaagcttcttttccaCTTTGCTGATCTCAGCGTCTATGTCAACATGACCTTTCACAAGTACATGAACATTCACGTCTGGGTTAACGGCCTTCAACACGCAACCCTCTGGGATGTCGGTCGCAGTGCGAACAACTTTAATGGCATCGATTGCTTTGATCAAAGCGACAATCGAGTCCTTTTGAGACTCGGCAGTTTCAAAGTACTCAGCATGGTCGGTCTCAACAAAGACTTGCCCacttttcaagatgttGTACTCAGCCAACAGTGAACGGGCTTCCTTTGTGACATCAAGCACCAAGTCGTAGGCGGCGGCTGActtttcatcatcgaatTCCTTGACGTAAACTGGATAAGATGCCTTCACGATACTTGGCGCATTATCGGTAGAGCGTCTTGGCAAACGCTGCCACATTTCCTCTGAGACGAATGGCATGAATGGATGAATCAACCTCAAAGCGTTATCCAATAGCAAGTAAAGAGTGTCCTTAGCAGATTTCTTTTCCACATCGGTACCTTCTTGGATCAAGTACTTGGAGTTTTCAATGTAGACGTCACAGACCAAGTACCAGAACTCGTAAATGGCACTGGTggagttcaagaaatcaCGCTTCTCCAAAGCATCGTTGACAGTCCTGGAGCAGTTGGTCAATTGATGCAAGATCCATTTCTCGACCAAGGATTCATTTCCGGAGAGCCCCTCTTTAGCTGGAGGTTGATAATCATCGCCGAGTCTCATCATAGCAAATTTGGTGGCCTGGTAAATCTTGTTGCAGAACTTTCTGTAACCTTCGACACGCAAAATATCCAGATTAATATCACGACCACCAGTGGTGTAGGCACATAAGGCGAATCTCATGGCATCAGTACCACATTGTGGGATACCGTTTGGATAAGATTCCTTCTGGCCTGCCTTAGCTTTTTCAACTTCTCTAGGGTCCAAATTACCTAACAATAACTTGGCATGCAAGTCATCCAATTTAATACCTCTGATAACATCTAGTGGGTCCACGACGTTACCTAGAGATTTTGACATCTTACGACCTTGAGCATCGCGGACTAAAGAGTGGCAGAAAACCTCTCTAAATGGAATAGAGCCGGTCAACTtcaaaccaagaagaatcattCTGCTCACCCAGAAGAATAGGATGTCCCAGCCAGTCTCCAACATTGAGAAGGGGTAGAACGCCTCCATGTCTTTAGTCTTATCTGGCCAACCCAAAGTAGAGAAAGGCCACAAACCTGATGAGAACCAAGTATCTaagacatcttcatcctgcTCCAACGTAAACTTCTGGTTCGGAAACTTAGCAACCGccttcttttcagcttcttccaaatcCCTACCGGCAACCCAGTatgtttcatcattcttATCGTTTTCCTGTCCTTCGATGTTAACGAAGTACACTGGGCAACGATGACCCCACCACAACTGTCTCGAGATACACCAGTCTTGGATATTCTCTAACCAGTGGAAATATTCAGCCTCTGAAGATTTAGGAGTGATTGTTATATCACCGTTTCTAACTGCCTTGATTGCTTCCTTGGCCATATCGCTCTGAGACACCCACCATTGAggcttcaacaaaggcTCGATAACATCGCCCGATCTGGAACAGG is part of the Torulaspora globosa chromosome 7, complete sequence genome and harbors:
- the RRP46 gene encoding exosome non-catalytic core subunit RRP46 (ancestral locus Anc_3.434), giving the protein MTTRSASLGLLTNVDGSSQFEWQDTKVVCSVTGPVEPKARQELATRLALEVIVRPARGVPNTREKLIEDRLRAVLTPLIVCEKYPRQLCQITCQILEAGEDESEFSVKELSCCVNASFLALLDAQVALRSFCASVPLAILRDCNELVVVPSAQQLQVSLSTHSVALELVAGAKTVQSVLLLDSNGDFTEDDLFRVLQLAEQNCLELAQFLRKTVAEKITNEVVRTEVVES
- the TPC1 gene encoding thiamine transporter TPC1 (ancestral locus Anc_3.435) — its product is MDHRDHLRKGEDAKLLASLLSGSASGLVARFATAPMDTVKIRLQITPKGDPLHGSAGVVAVARQIACREGLRGLWKGNVPGSLLYVVYGGVQFSTYSLYNKTLSPLRWSDQLHSLVVGALAGMSSSLASYPFDVLRTRLVANRSAELSTLRAAARQICAEDGWRGLFKGCVSSIATITLATSVLFCTYETVKIFAERCGPGWEASALGAAASPLAGVVSKLATFPLDTARRRMLLSNAQHLAHHSAVYKSYRRRTLLAVAAHIARREGVPALYQGLSMALIKSVPSTAISLWAYQWLMSLAGG
- the VAS1 gene encoding valine--tRNA ligase (ancestral locus Anc_3.433), with product MHRLLRVKSPLAVAHSSLIYRKSLAVASSSKVLVQQGGGYWQPLRHFTMSELENLPPVDPATGEVIINPLKEDGTEKSAKEIEKEKKKAEKLLKFAAKQAKKKAAAGSSDSGASEKKEKKKSKKKEAEPVPEFVDKTVRGEKKILVSLDDPALKAYNPANVESSWYDWWVKSGFFEPEFTEDGKIKPEGLFCIPAPPPNVTGALHIGHALTISIQDSLIRYNRMKGKTVLFLPGFDHAGIATQSVVEKQLWAKEKKTRHDYGREAFVDKVWEWKSEYHDRIKSQIRKLGASYDWTREAFTLDPQLTKAVVEAFVRLHDDGTIYRAARLVNWSVKPNTAISNLEVENKDVKGRTLLSVPGYDEKVEFGVLTSFAYPVADSETGEKLIIATTRPETLFGDTGIAVHPDDARYKHLHGKFAQHPFLPRKIPIICDSEAVDMEFGTGAVKITPAHDQNDYNTGKRHNLEFINILTDDGLLNENCGPEWEGMKRFDARKKVIEELKARGLFVGQEDNEMTIPTCSRSGDVIEPLLKPQWWVSQSDMAKEAIKAVRNGDITITPKSSEAEYFHWLENIQDWCISRQLWWGHRCPVYFVNIEGQENDKNDETYWVAGRDLEEAEKKAVAKFPNQKFTLEQDEDVLDTWFSSGLWPFSTLGWPDKTKDMEAFYPFSMLETGWDILFFWVSRMILLGLKLTGSIPFREVFCHSLVRDAQGRKMSKSLGNVVDPLDVIRGIKLDDLHAKLLLGNLDPREVEKAKAGQKESYPNGIPQCGTDAMRFALCAYTTGGRDINLDILRVEGYRKFCNKIYQATKFAMMRLGDDYQPPAKEGLSGNESLVEKWILHQLTNCSRTVNDALEKRDFLNSTSAIYEFWYLVCDVYIENSKYLIQEGTDVEKKSAKDTLYLLLDNALRLIHPFMPFVSEEMWQRLPRRSTDNAPSIVKASYPVYVKEFDDEKSAAAYDLVLDVTKEARSLLAEYNILKSGQVFVETDHAEYFETAESQKDSIVALIKAIDAIKVVRTATDIPEGCVLKAVNPDVNVHVLVKGHVDIDAEISKVEKKLERARKTRNGIESTIGSKDYETKANDQAKEANKARLENAVAEIEGLEATIENLKRLKL